The Mesotoga sp. BH458_6_3_2_1 genome contains a region encoding:
- the cas1b gene encoding type I-B CRISPR-associated endonuclease Cas1b, producing MKKNFYLFASGQLSRKDNTLLLEREGRRKFIPIEKIESISTFGEIDLNTRLLSFLSQKEVALHVYSHNGWYSGSFVPRKQKVSGKLLVEQVRTFLDPIKRLKLSREFIDGAMHNMLRVLQRSSSKIPGYKDKIEGLKSTRERLQNTTGINSVMAVEGAFRQYYYPILAGLTGQEFVTRVRQPPLGILNCMISFGNSLLYTRTLSKIYQTQLDPTVSFLHEPCEMRFSLCLDISEVFKPVIVDRLIMTLLNKTIITEDDFDKEMNSTLLTNEGMKKYVEHFEKFMEETVFHPTLKRKVSYNTLLLTECYKLIRSLLSEEEYKALHMWW from the coding sequence ATGAAGAAGAACTTCTATCTCTTTGCCAGCGGACAGCTGAGCAGAAAAGACAACACTCTCTTACTAGAACGCGAGGGTAGAAGAAAGTTCATTCCAATAGAAAAGATCGAATCGATTTCAACCTTTGGAGAAATCGATCTTAATACCCGTCTTCTCTCATTTCTTTCCCAAAAGGAAGTTGCGCTCCATGTCTACTCGCATAATGGCTGGTACAGCGGGAGTTTCGTACCGAGGAAGCAAAAAGTCTCGGGGAAACTACTGGTAGAACAGGTCAGAACCTTTCTCGACCCTATTAAAAGGCTGAAGCTATCTAGAGAATTCATCGACGGAGCGATGCACAACATGCTCAGGGTACTTCAGAGATCATCCAGCAAGATTCCCGGTTACAAAGACAAGATAGAGGGGCTGAAAAGCACTAGAGAAAGACTTCAGAACACGACCGGAATCAACTCGGTAATGGCTGTCGAGGGCGCTTTCAGACAATACTATTATCCGATTCTTGCAGGGCTGACCGGTCAGGAATTCGTCACAAGAGTCAGACAGCCTCCACTGGGTATACTCAACTGCATGATCTCCTTCGGAAACTCTCTTCTCTACACCAGAACACTCAGCAAGATCTATCAGACTCAGCTCGACCCCACAGTAAGCTTCCTACACGAACCCTGCGAAATGAGATTCTCGCTCTGCCTTGACATAAGCGAGGTCTTCAAGCCGGTAATAGTAGACAGACTGATCATGACTCTACTAAACAAAACCATCATTACAGAAGACGACTTCGATAAGGAAATGAATTCAACCCTTCTTACCAATGAAGGAATGAAGAAGTACGTAGAGCACTTCGAGAAATTCATGGAAGAGACGGTCTTTCATCCAACACTAAAAAGGAAAGTCTCGTACAACACGCTTCTTCTAACCGAATGCTACAAACTGATCCGGTCACTTCTTTCAGAGGAGGAGTACAAAGCGCTTCACATGTGGTGGTAG
- the cas4 gene encoding CRISPR-associated protein Cas4, producing MEITERQPRIGGNAINYLHYCKTQLWFFLHNISMESTSESVQLGKLLQEEYSQGEDKDIVIDEISLDILRNTREIVEIKYGKEVREGHIYQVKYYLYYLKHKLGLHGFTARLTYPRAKKMIMISLTEEDEQQIRRDLEEIKTIFNLESAPVPLFKKGCKGCSYFDLCFS from the coding sequence ATGGAAATCACCGAAAGACAGCCGAGGATAGGAGGTAATGCAATCAACTATCTCCATTACTGCAAGACACAACTCTGGTTCTTTCTGCACAACATATCTATGGAATCTACTTCAGAGAGCGTTCAGCTCGGCAAGCTTCTCCAAGAAGAATACAGCCAGGGCGAAGACAAAGACATTGTGATCGACGAAATCTCTCTCGACATACTAAGAAACACAAGAGAAATCGTTGAAATTAAGTATGGCAAAGAAGTGAGAGAAGGTCACATCTATCAGGTCAAGTATTATCTCTACTACCTAAAGCACAAACTTGGCCTTCACGGATTCACTGCCCGACTTACATATCCTAGAGCCAAGAAAATGATCATGATCTCACTTACCGAAGAAGATGAACAACAGATAAGAAGAGATCTCGAAGAGATAAAGACGATCTTCAACCTCGAAAGCGCGCCCGTTCCGCTATTCAAGAAAGGCTGCAAAGGTTGCTCTTACTTCGATCTCTGCTTTTCCTAG
- a CDS encoding RAMP superfamily CRISPR-associated protein: MKEGKITNVLSREGTRVLIPGASLKGAIRTYAEFLSNSCAGSGTASCSDRLCIVCSMFGTLGKLGRVQFDDVLVNERSLKTTVVSGPSQWKGKATLPNTGKIYSHTLSETGQKTSNYEVIEPGSSFQFEVTVKGLTRKEFGLLLVAMGVSRKRFSVKLGRGKNIGFGSVTLRPENFLKISAVSEIPISGEELTKLVDECADVYLQSITGDSDIVANLDKIIDDSKKVLQLEEG; this comes from the coding sequence ATGAAAGAGGGAAAAATCACTAATGTATTGTCGAGAGAAGGGACAAGAGTACTGATTCCTGGGGCGTCGCTCAAAGGGGCTATACGTACGTACGCGGAGTTCCTTTCTAATTCATGTGCTGGAAGCGGAACAGCTTCATGCAGCGATAGACTTTGTATTGTCTGTTCAATGTTTGGAACACTTGGAAAACTCGGTAGAGTCCAGTTCGACGACGTTCTTGTTAACGAACGTAGCTTGAAAACAACTGTTGTTTCCGGTCCTTCTCAATGGAAGGGAAAAGCAACTCTGCCAAATACGGGCAAAATTTACTCCCATACTCTATCAGAAACCGGTCAGAAAACCTCAAACTACGAAGTGATAGAACCCGGCAGCAGTTTTCAATTCGAAGTAACTGTGAAAGGACTTACCAGGAAGGAATTCGGTCTCTTGTTAGTTGCAATGGGAGTATCACGAAAGCGCTTTTCAGTAAAGCTAGGAAGAGGCAAGAACATAGGCTTTGGAAGTGTGACCTTAAGACCAGAAAACTTCTTGAAGATAAGTGCTGTGAGCGAAATTCCAATTTCTGGAGAAGAGCTCACAAAACTCGTTGATGAATGTGCCGATGTCTATCTTCAAAGTATCACAGGAGATAGTGATATAGTCGCAAATCTTGACAAAATCATTGATGACTCAAAGAAGGTGTTGCAGCTTGAAGAGGGATAG
- the csx7 gene encoding CRISPR-associated RAMP protein Csx7, with amino-acid sequence MRFFDTFINRYTLDIEIELITPLHIGVGNQSISPLDSDNAIMRMPDGNAVIPGASLKGVFRSNLEAILRMRGLYVCDSTNSTCSYSSKDSSNEKLYKDIEQSCEVCSLFGSQSISSHIYISDAIRKGEPGESFTSIRDGVMIRRDTENAAGGRKYDFEVVNPGTVFAGEILLENVDDYQVGYVLMIIDLMNEGFIRLGGKKSAGLGRVKLSFNIHKIDKESILKEGGAVRLSDPEIENMRIAARNHIAEVIV; translated from the coding sequence ATGAGATTCTTTGATACTTTTATCAATCGATATACTCTAGACATAGAAATAGAGCTCATCACTCCTCTTCATATTGGAGTTGGTAATCAATCAATCTCACCCCTCGATTCAGATAACGCAATAATGCGAATGCCCGATGGAAATGCAGTGATTCCCGGAGCATCTCTTAAAGGGGTCTTTAGGTCAAACTTGGAAGCGATACTACGAATGAGAGGTCTCTATGTTTGTGACAGCACAAATTCAACGTGCAGTTATAGCTCAAAAGATTCCTCAAACGAGAAATTGTACAAAGATATTGAACAGAGTTGCGAAGTATGTTCCCTCTTCGGTTCACAGTCGATTTCTTCTCACATTTACATAAGTGACGCCATAAGGAAGGGTGAGCCAGGCGAGAGTTTTACGTCAATCAGAGATGGAGTGATGATAAGAAGAGATACTGAAAATGCTGCAGGTGGTAGGAAGTACGATTTTGAAGTTGTGAATCCTGGAACGGTTTTCGCCGGAGAGATATTGCTCGAGAACGTTGATGATTATCAGGTTGGATATGTATTGATGATCATCGATCTTATGAATGAGGGATTTATCAGACTTGGCGGAAAAAAGTCAGCTGGTCTTGGAAGAGTGAAGCTGTCTTTCAACATACACAAGATTGACAAAGAGAGTATTTTGAAAGAAGGCGGCGCAGTCAGACTTTCAGATCCTGAGATCGAAAATATGAGAATCGCTGCTAGAAACCATATAGCGGAGGTTATAGTATGA
- the cas2 gene encoding CRISPR-associated endonuclease Cas2: protein MWIILVYDVNEKRVAKVLKYLRRYLNWIQNSVFEGELTYAELKKVKSGLKRLMNTQEDSVIIFSSSLSNDYKKEIIGLDKAKETQIL from the coding sequence ATGTGGATAATACTTGTGTATGATGTGAACGAGAAGAGAGTAGCAAAGGTGCTGAAGTATCTCCGCCGTTACCTGAACTGGATCCAGAATTCCGTCTTTGAGGGAGAGTTGACTTACGCAGAGCTTAAGAAAGTGAAGTCTGGACTGAAAAGACTCATGAACACGCAAGAGGACTCAGTTATAATATTCAGCTCGAGCCTGTCAAATGATTACAAGAAGGAAATTATTGGCCTTGACAAGGCCAAAGAAACGCAAATTCTATGA
- a CDS encoding RAMP superfamily CRISPR-associated protein → MSTLFGELRSHIKIDYSLEPKTAFVIRAGGDSPDPTAPDNPFVRINTPYGYSIYVPGSSMKGVFRSHIESILKALSKEVCGFSHQRGADCGKKEINRGTLERENDGLLRYRNSCYSCKMFGSTAVGSIVRFDDLFPYKPENTREEKMKAVTDIEKYLNIRHGIKIDRKSGSVANRALYDIECLSGGQFFGSIFLKNPEKWQLALLLKTFAHINHGYQKAGGQKSRGFGHVHLTIEKISCLSKLRDKIVFSSFDSARGFIDDPMSVFHSSDTFPPYSFEFSGEALEKFEADVNSTLSRAW, encoded by the coding sequence ATGAGTACACTCTTTGGAGAACTTAGGAGCCATATAAAGATCGACTATTCACTCGAGCCAAAAACAGCGTTTGTAATACGAGCCGGCGGAGATTCACCAGATCCGACAGCTCCTGACAATCCGTTCGTAAGGATTAACACACCTTACGGTTACTCTATTTATGTTCCCGGAAGTTCAATGAAGGGAGTTTTCAGAAGCCATATAGAAAGCATATTAAAGGCGCTGTCAAAGGAAGTATGCGGCTTCTCTCATCAAAGGGGTGCTGACTGTGGGAAGAAGGAAATCAACAGGGGTACTCTTGAAAGAGAGAATGATGGTCTGCTAAGATACCGGAATTCCTGTTATTCATGCAAAATGTTCGGCTCAACTGCAGTTGGATCGATCGTCAGATTCGATGACCTCTTTCCTTACAAGCCGGAGAATACTCGAGAAGAAAAAATGAAAGCGGTTACCGACATCGAGAAGTACTTAAATATCAGACATGGAATAAAGATTGACAGGAAGTCAGGTTCGGTAGCAAATAGAGCACTTTATGACATTGAGTGTCTCTCCGGCGGCCAATTTTTTGGAAGCATATTCCTTAAGAATCCAGAAAAGTGGCAGCTCGCTCTGCTGTTAAAAACTTTTGCACATATTAATCATGGTTATCAAAAAGCTGGTGGGCAGAAATCAAGAGGCTTTGGCCATGTTCACCTAACGATTGAAAAGATATCATGCCTATCAAAACTGAGGGATAAAATAGTCTTCTCCTCATTTGATTCAGCTAGAGGATTCATCGACGACCCTATGAGTGTGTTCCATTCTTCGGACACATTTCCACCATACAGCTTTGAGTTCTCAGGCGAGGCCTTGGAGAAATTTGAAGCAGACGTCAACTCCACTCTTTCAAGAGCGTGGTGA
- a CDS encoding putative CRISPR-associated protein, giving the protein MHFEGRQGETVINTIICTVGASLRKLCSMASIEIADRLLHLKDPIGNRDFGAEINSLASILSQSVLSSRDYLYFLTSDTEEGKKIGDALKSFFDHSKDMSFENVSVNPISDLDDSRPDDFQNKGLRNLVKKIAEIYKHHMDNLLINATGGYKAQIALSLAFGMGVKIPVYYRFETFDGVIKLPPMPLSLDVELWLENKGLLDTLEMNSVINEKDLEREYDYRINFSSLPAEIKLLIDREQDSVGHMLSLSPMGEVFVQACRLSLGKLDVEASLKDSSVPIENRLKKSSKEAHSNKMISDNQSFIDKLVSIPFIEEVLVRGSSQKFDRNEFVCKQFGEIIKARYSTRGGTLYMEIRTTARNPYELEKAVEVINRYLL; this is encoded by the coding sequence TTGCACTTTGAGGGAAGACAGGGGGAAACCGTCATAAACACGATTATCTGCACAGTTGGAGCAAGCTTGAGAAAACTGTGCTCCATGGCTTCGATTGAAATTGCTGATCGTCTGCTTCACTTGAAAGATCCGATCGGGAATCGCGACTTTGGAGCTGAGATTAACTCTCTTGCGTCAATTCTTTCTCAGTCTGTCTTGTCTTCGAGAGACTACCTATACTTCTTGACCTCGGATACCGAAGAAGGCAAGAAGATCGGTGACGCTCTCAAATCATTCTTTGATCACTCGAAAGATATGAGCTTCGAAAATGTCTCCGTGAATCCAATATCCGATCTTGATGACTCAAGACCAGACGATTTCCAGAACAAAGGCTTGCGTAATCTAGTTAAGAAAATTGCCGAGATTTACAAACATCACATGGATAATCTACTTATCAACGCTACAGGAGGATACAAGGCTCAGATCGCGCTTTCTCTAGCTTTCGGGATGGGGGTTAAGATCCCAGTTTATTACCGCTTCGAGACATTTGATGGCGTTATAAAGCTGCCACCAATGCCTCTGTCTCTTGATGTTGAGCTTTGGCTCGAGAACAAAGGCCTTCTCGACACTCTGGAAATGAATTCCGTAATAAACGAAAAAGATCTGGAAAGAGAGTACGATTACAGGATCAACTTCAGTTCGCTTCCCGCAGAAATTAAGCTTCTCATAGACCGCGAACAGGATTCAGTAGGTCATATGCTTTCACTGAGTCCGATGGGCGAGGTTTTTGTCCAAGCCTGCAGATTGAGTCTTGGAAAGCTGGATGTTGAAGCGAGTCTTAAGGATAGCTCTGTACCGATAGAGAACAGACTAAAGAAAAGCTCCAAAGAAGCCCATTCAAACAAGATGATTTCGGACAATCAATCATTCATAGACAAGCTGGTATCCATTCCATTCATCGAAGAAGTATTGGTGAGGGGCTCAAGCCAAAAATTTGACAGAAATGAATTCGTCTGCAAGCAGTTCGGGGAAATCATTAAGGCAAGATACAGTACTAGAGGCGGAACACTGTACATGGAAATCCGAACGACAGCTAGAAATCCATATGAACTAGAAAAAGCGGTTGAAGTTATCAACAGATATTTGCTCTGA
- a CDS encoding Cas10/Cmr2 second palm domain-containing protein, producing the protein MSLFDKEAVIRILAKCTGSTDEELRRRLDNRDESLPKICVLSYDVPSIKRYIFSTSDFRGMFGASNALSRFDSLATEELEKLGSHVVIAAGGTGLLICSVEDSKIITDWLNESFSKNVPGAKLIVSRVNLEPYELIYGLKKRGNGTPIEDLKDLTGTGEFSDLFEWLSTKLRERRNEEIFSSFLLTEEIQRCEFCSREAAQIKIESYDEVHYICPVCKEKRDLANELIKNRKMALSINDIDVTEDPESQNNLFGVIYIDGNNLGNLYSKIRDERDYREKSQAIERCVSESLKKAIVENKLEGTYSTPIIGGDDLLLFVPAAKLFAVYKTLTESINNGFKALGIGFCCGMALVPKKLPVRFIFEVVEELLKSAKKAAYKANYSNPGNYVAFRMLLQNSLNPIQEHFFTAPGVSHRVKETLGKGLPMSEFEEILRIIRIDDPKKFSNLLQKIISCMADDPLVAKLNMRYFYAHGEKSHDLGMNIVEMINKYFLIGDTSEEEIESKVLTLMELSKAMSLQNGVRA; encoded by the coding sequence TTGAGTTTGTTTGACAAAGAAGCGGTGATTAGAATACTCGCAAAATGCACAGGATCTACGGACGAAGAACTTAGGAGGAGGCTGGATAACAGAGATGAATCGCTTCCCAAAATCTGTGTTCTTTCGTACGATGTTCCCTCAATAAAAAGGTACATCTTCTCTACATCGGATTTCAGAGGGATGTTTGGTGCAAGCAATGCTTTGAGCAGATTCGATAGTCTTGCAACAGAGGAACTCGAGAAATTGGGTTCGCATGTAGTTATTGCCGCAGGTGGAACTGGGTTACTTATATGCAGTGTAGAGGATAGCAAAATCATTACCGATTGGCTGAACGAGAGTTTCTCAAAGAATGTCCCCGGAGCTAAGTTGATTGTGTCGCGAGTCAATCTTGAGCCTTATGAGTTAATATATGGTCTTAAGAAACGCGGGAATGGAACACCGATAGAAGATCTTAAGGACTTAACGGGTACAGGAGAATTCTCTGATCTTTTCGAGTGGCTATCTACAAAACTTAGAGAGAGAAGAAACGAAGAGATATTCAGTAGTTTCCTTCTAACAGAAGAAATACAAAGATGTGAGTTCTGTTCAAGAGAAGCCGCACAGATAAAAATTGAATCTTACGATGAGGTCCATTATATTTGCCCGGTATGCAAAGAAAAGAGAGACCTTGCTAATGAATTGATCAAGAACAGGAAGATGGCACTTTCTATAAACGATATCGATGTGACTGAGGATCCTGAATCGCAAAATAACCTGTTCGGCGTCATTTATATCGATGGCAATAACTTGGGAAATCTGTACTCGAAGATCCGTGACGAAAGAGATTATAGAGAGAAGAGCCAGGCAATTGAACGATGCGTTTCAGAATCGCTGAAAAAAGCAATTGTAGAAAACAAGTTAGAAGGCACTTATTCGACTCCAATAATCGGAGGAGACGATTTACTTCTCTTCGTACCTGCAGCAAAGTTATTCGCAGTATATAAAACACTTACCGAGAGTATCAACAATGGTTTCAAAGCGCTTGGAATAGGTTTCTGTTGTGGAATGGCACTAGTTCCAAAGAAGCTTCCGGTGAGATTCATTTTTGAAGTAGTTGAGGAATTGTTAAAATCAGCCAAGAAAGCTGCGTACAAAGCTAACTACTCTAATCCGGGGAATTATGTTGCATTCAGAATGCTGCTTCAAAATTCTCTCAACCCTATCCAGGAGCATTTTTTCACAGCTCCTGGTGTTAGTCACAGGGTAAAGGAGACTTTGGGAAAAGGATTGCCGATGAGTGAGTTTGAGGAGATTCTTCGAATCATAAGAATAGATGATCCCAAGAAGTTTTCAAACCTCCTTCAGAAGATAATTTCGTGCATGGCAGATGATCCTTTGGTTGCGAAACTGAACATGAGATATTTCTACGCTCATGGAGAAAAATCTCACGACTTAGGAATGAATATCGTAGAAATGATAAACAAGTATTTCCTAATAGGTGACACTTCAGAAGAAGAGATTGAAAGTAAAGTGTTGACTTTAATGGAACTCAGTAAAGCGATGTCATTACAGAATGGGGTGAGAGCGTGA
- a CDS encoding RAMP superfamily CRISPR-associated protein: protein MIYNIEVETKSPLLIGSNSGSDVWSKDIAMKKNLPIIPGSAIKGALREVSPMLSEYVNEVNSLFGDSENQGKLIFTELSVKTPGDSNLFIERTHISMDRKTRTVSQKKLFKVRAVNTGVKFQGKVFTVSPLTSSEERILLLLLSLTKKLGSKKSAGYGFIDIRLTGKVEKSSIKNIPQARVAQIICEPMEPFLVTSERTKSYLYNSAKYIPGSTLRGAYAARLSKDTKDFKEIFLLERVKFPNLYPMIDDAIAYPSPDSILRAKYSEDSDEIFDQLRTILISSIENSRGKKLSVKNARNGKRLDRAGKWYVLGTGVFDSGKGDTSTQVSLDSKLRSAKDGSLRTYNTYFHNKMSGLFRSESESLLSVLNEDWLYIGNSKTRGFGLVRVVEIKKYTIDLSAEIRSFNDSIQIAVSGKDRTYVPILLTSDLILRKGENIEMLLGNEFKLTLSLLKTSHTSGWSSASNNLKPFQNVVSAGTVLIYDTDLSVEESVETVEKLYIKGLGKFTGSGYGQFVIYK from the coding sequence GTGATATACAACATCGAAGTCGAGACCAAATCGCCTCTTCTTATTGGCTCAAATTCGGGAAGCGATGTCTGGTCAAAGGACATTGCAATGAAGAAAAACCTTCCAATAATACCAGGTTCAGCCATTAAGGGAGCATTGAGAGAAGTCTCGCCTATGCTAAGCGAATACGTAAATGAAGTCAATTCTCTTTTTGGTGATTCTGAAAATCAGGGAAAGCTCATCTTCACTGAATTATCGGTTAAGACTCCAGGTGATTCAAACCTTTTTATTGAGCGCACCCATATTTCTATGGATAGGAAGACAAGGACAGTGAGCCAAAAGAAGCTGTTTAAGGTACGTGCTGTGAATACTGGAGTGAAGTTCCAGGGAAAAGTATTTACCGTTTCACCCTTGACTTCTAGCGAGGAGAGGATTCTTTTACTCTTACTCTCTCTCACAAAGAAACTCGGTTCAAAGAAGTCGGCCGGCTACGGTTTCATAGACATCAGACTAACTGGCAAAGTGGAGAAAAGCAGCATAAAGAATATTCCCCAAGCAAGAGTAGCACAGATAATATGCGAACCAATGGAGCCTTTTCTGGTCACCTCGGAAAGAACTAAGTCTTACCTGTACAACTCTGCCAAATACATCCCGGGATCTACACTTAGAGGAGCATATGCGGCACGATTGTCGAAAGACACCAAGGATTTTAAAGAAATATTTCTACTAGAAAGGGTGAAGTTTCCCAACCTTTATCCAATGATAGACGATGCTATTGCATATCCCTCCCCGGACTCGATTCTTAGGGCGAAGTATTCTGAAGACTCTGACGAAATATTCGATCAACTGAGGACTATACTAATATCCAGCATTGAGAATAGTAGAGGCAAGAAATTGTCGGTAAAAAACGCTAGAAACGGTAAGAGACTTGACCGGGCCGGAAAATGGTATGTCCTAGGAACCGGTGTTTTTGATTCAGGAAAAGGTGATACGTCAACTCAGGTGTCGCTTGACAGTAAGTTACGAAGTGCAAAGGACGGATCCCTGAGAACTTACAATACGTATTTCCATAATAAAATGTCGGGACTCTTCAGATCCGAGTCGGAATCTCTTCTGAGTGTGCTTAATGAAGATTGGCTATACATTGGCAATTCAAAGACCAGAGGATTTGGACTTGTAAGAGTTGTAGAAATCAAAAAATATACTATCGATTTGTCAGCAGAAATAAGAAGTTTCAATGACAGTATTCAGATAGCTGTTTCGGGAAAAGATCGTACGTATGTTCCGATTCTGCTAACCTCGGATCTCATACTTCGGAAAGGCGAGAATATAGAGATGCTGCTTGGTAATGAGTTCAAACTCACATTGAGCCTATTGAAGACTTCTCATACCTCGGGATGGTCTTCAGCCTCCAACAATCTTAAACCTTTCCAAAATGTCGTTTCTGCAGGAACGGTTCTTATCTACGACACCGATTTGTCAGTTGAAGAATCCGTTGAGACTGTTGAGAAGCTATATATAAAAGGTTTGGGAAAGTTCACCGGGTCTGGATACGGTCAGTTCGTTATCTATAAGTGA